ATTTTCCAATTTTCTGGAAAATTTACACTTgttgtttttgatgattttgaacaTTATTCACCTATATTATGAACATGACTTTGGTATTTACTTTTTTCAATGTTTTTTTCGTTGTGATTATGTTATTATCGCAACACATTTATTGAAGTTTATGATTATGAACATTTGGTTTTAATATATGAACATCGTACAATCTAAATTGAACATCATCTTTTCCCTCTATTTTTTAACAGTGTCTAAAGAAGTAGTAGTGGTTGAAGAAGCATCTGCATCAGAATTAATGTTAAAAGAAGTTAGGAGTGATGATGAAGCTTATGAAATGTATAATGATTATGCATTTAGGAAGGGTTTCAGTATTCGTAAGGGATTAATTAGGACTAGTCGTAGAACTGGTTTGTGGATTATGCGCAGATTTCTTTGTTCTAATTCTGGGTTTAAAGATGTTAAGAAGGAAACGTTGAGGAAGTATGAGAGGTCTGAATTGCGTACAGGTTGTACTGCTTTTATTCAGTTTTCTATTACCAATGAAGGTGTTTGGACTGTGGTGAGGCATAACATGACTCACAATCATCATATGATTCCCGCTGACAAGAGATACTTGCTTAGGTCTCAAAGAGATATTACAGGGGAGCAGCTCAAGTATCTTAGTTCAATGAAAGCCAGTGGTTGTAGAGTGTCTGATTTGCTTCGTGCAATGAGAAAAGAAGTCGGAGGATCTCCTAATTTAGGGTTTATTACTGCTGATGC
This Spinacia oleracea cultivar Varoflay chromosome 6, BTI_SOV_V1, whole genome shotgun sequence DNA region includes the following protein-coding sequences:
- the LOC110802429 gene encoding protein FAR1-RELATED SEQUENCE 5-like, with translation MASSVSTLCSMNDFTSKASIDAILAEINADNSSILSALMKELSKEVVVVEEASASELMLKEVRSDDEAYEMYNDYAFRKGFSIRKGLIRTSRRTGLWIMRRFLCSNSGFKDVKKETLRKYERSELRTGCTAFIQFSITNEGVWTVVRHNMTHNHHMIPADKRYLLRSQRDITGEQLKYLSSMKASGCRVSDLLRAMRKEVGGSPNLGFITADAYNALTAEKAMKLDGKDCNQLIRYFAQRQSSESDFYYDFELDEHGHLISFFWRDGRMKRDYEYFGDLLVFDTTYRTNRYDMI